In Chitinophagaceae bacterium, the DNA window AGTAATTTTCATGCAAAACGCTCAAAAGATTATACACTTAATCATCTTTTCAAAAACCTGGAGTCATTCTATTTTTTGAATAAGCTGAAAATGACCTGCGTCCGGCTCAGTAACAATTTCATTTACAGGAATGAGGCGGAAAATTTTTTTCTGTCGGAAATCCGCGACAGTCTTGCAAAAAAGACTTTTCCTGACAACCAGATTATCCTGGGTTACAGTTACAGTGTGCTCTTGCTGAATGATGAAGAACCACAAATTCAGTTCAACAAATTGTATCAGCTTTTGAATGAGCACGAAAAGCAACTGGGTCCGCATGAACTCAGCACCTTCAGCAAGATCCTGGAGAATCATTGCATCAGGCAAATTAATACCGGTCATGAAACATATTATGAAATGCTGTATCTCCTGCTTGAAAGACGTCTTCCACAGGCAAATGAAATTACTTCAGGTGAGGTAAAAACTTTCATGACACTTTGCCTTCGAATGGGCAAATCAGCAATTGCACAAAATTTTATTGAGGAAAAGAAAGATTGTATAACTCCCTTTGAAATACGCGTTGATGCGTATAATTATTCAATGGCACTGCTTCATTTTCATAAACAGGAATATGATGATGTATTGTTGCTGTTGCAGCAAGTGGAATATCACAATGTCTTCTACAAGATCGACAGTAAAAAATTATTGATTGAAGTTTTTTATGAATTGAAAGAATGGGATTCACTCGATTCTGCGATGAATGCGTTCAGGGTATTCATTCACCGGAATTCAGAAATATCAGCTGTTCATAAAAAGAACAATCAGAACTTCATCAATTTTCTCTACAAGCTGATGAATGCAAAGTCGCATGAGCAAAAGCGCCTGCATAAACTGAAACAGGAACTGACCAGGAGCCTTCACCTCGCTGAAAGAAAGTGGCTGATGGAAAGACTGGAGGAGCGGATTAAGAAATGAATATAACCAATAACCAACTAAAGACTAACGACCTTTATTCAATACTCACTACTCACTACTCTCATGTATTCAGTTTAAATACCAGCTTTATCAGGTGCTCTTTATAATTGGCACCAATCGGGATTTCCTTTCCATTGATTTCAATAAAATTCCCAACAATGGAGTTCACTGCACTGATAGCAACGATGTATGATTTATGAACACGGATAAACTTATTCCTGGGCAATAAGTCTTCAATCTTCTTCATCGTCTGATGCACAACCAGCGGACGTTCTTTCACAAATATTTTCAAATAGTCTTTCATGCCTTCAATATAAATAATATCAGCATAGTTAATCTTTACGAGCTTGCTATCCACTTTTACAAACATGTAATCAGTATTACCTTCCGGATTGCTCATCGCTTTGCGCATTTCAATCACTTTGTTTACCGCTTTCAGAAAACGTTCAAATGAAATCGGCTTCAACAAATAATCAACCACATCAAGATCAAAACCTTCAATCGCGTGATTTGGATACGCCGTGGTAAGAATGACCGCAGGCGGATTCTTCAACGATTTTAAAAACGACAAGCCATCGATCACCGGCATCTGTATATCGAGGAAGAGCAGGTCTATCTTTTCGTTGTGCAGCGATTGAAAAGCATCCAACGCATTACTGCATTTTTTAACGAGGTTCAATTCACCTCCTACCCTTTGCACATAATTTTCGAGCACTTCCTGTGCAAGCGGCTCATCATCTACTATGATACACTTTAGCATGATTAAGAAAAATTTAATTGAAGATTTACTTTATAACGATCGCTGTGAGATTCTATCACCAGCGTATGATGGTCAGGATAAATCAGTTCAAGACGCTTCCTCACATTCTCCAGTCCGATTCCGCCGCTCTCCTTCCCTGCTGATCCGTTTTTCGGGATGCTGTTTTCAACAGACAGCTTTAAACTATTATTCAACACATCGAGATGTATCTCCACAAAACCGTTTATCATTTGGGCATTGATGCCGTGCTTAAAGCTGTTCTCTACAATGGGAATCAGCAGCAAAGGTTCAATGCTCCTGTCTCCCACATCACCTGTCTGCACATAACTGATAGATACATGATTCCCATGACGGATCCTTTCCAGCTCAATATAATTACTTACAAACTCCACCTCACGTTCCAATTCCACAGCGCCGGAATTGCATTCATACAACACATAGCGCATCATATCACTTAAGCGCAAGACCATGTCAGCCGTTTTATCGGATTTACGTAAGGCAAGTGAATAAATATTATTGAGGGTATTGAATAGAAAATGCGGATTGATCTGTGCCTTCAGGGCATTCAGCTCCAGGGTAAGATTATCACGTTGTAACTGCAGCAACCGTGTTTGTGTAGAACGTACTTGCCCTGCATACTTTATGGAATAAGTGATCACCAGCGTAAAAAATCCTTCAATAATATCGTATTGCGAATTTAACTGCGTGATATAATCATGTAATCCTACACTGGAAATGGAAACAGGTATCAGGGTTAACAACTGAAAATTCACATAGGAATAGGCAAACACCAAAGCAATGGTTGCCGCCGCATAAATCACATACCTGCGCTTATTGAGCAACTGCGGAACCAACAGGTACAGATGAAAATACATCATCGGAATCTGTGTAGCCGCATACACCAGCATAAATAATAATTCCCCTGCGCCCCAGCCATACAATGAAACGATGTCGTAAAAAGTGCGGAACAGCCAGAATAACCAAAACCCGACATGCATCAATACACGTAATACCGTTGGCTGCTGCAACCAGTTATTCAATTGCTGAAGATAAACAGATCGGGTATTTTTCATGAAGCGTGTAAGGTAGCTTTCCCTGCAGGAAAGAGATAAATTTATAGACAAATTCTTTCATTCCATCGACCAAAGCAAATGGCAGGAAACCTAAGTTTTACCAGCAGTGAAAATCATTTTTGTTGGTCTGTTTAAATGATGAGTTTGTCTAAATTATTTTTTTCATCGCTGCTGTCTCCCCTTCTTTGTATTCAGTTTAGAAATTGCATTTTCCATTTCATTAATTCTTCAAAACCAAGTACTCATGGTTGGTTTGGAAAACTACCTGGCCGGCGGCAAACTCCCGTAAGCCGCCTGGTCGGGTAGTTTGGGTTTAAGAAACCTGTTACTGATTATTCCGAAGAGTATTAAACAAAAACGATTGAAGGAGATTGCTTCATGAATTATTGCCTCCTATTATAAATTAAGTAGTGTTGCGACATTCTTAAATTTGCGCAACTTTGTCAAGGTTTCAAAGTAACAGCCACCATCGATTTTGCTGAATCAAACCCTGCAAAAGTTTACAGCACAGAACATTAATGACTTATACCAAACTCTTTCTTCCATGCAATTCATGATTAAACCGACCAACGCACTGTTAGCACTTTCTTTATTGATTACATCCTGTTCTTCTGATGAAAAGAAGGTGTCAGAATCAACTGACCCACAACTTTCGCTTCAACCATTACTTGCACAATATTATGATGACCATTTGAAGCTGTTTCCACTGGAAGCCACGCAGAGCGGTGACAACCGTTTTAATGATCAGTTGCCAAATGATATGTCAGCAGAATTCCGTAGCAGGGAAAAATTGATGCTCGGACAATATCTCGACTCTCTTGAAAAGTATGATCGTGCAAAACTGAATGCAAATGATCAGATGAGCTATGATGTATTGAAATGGGAACTTGCAATCTCAATGGAAAGACTTCAATATCCTGAAGATCTCATGCCCATCAATCAATTCTGGAGTCTGCCGCTTACCATGGGACAGCTCGGTGCCGGCAGCGGCAATCAACCATTCAAAACAGTAAAAGATTATGAGAACTGGTTAGGACGTATCAATGGATTCACAACCTGGTGCGATTCAGCTATCGGAAATATGCGCAAAGGAATGGATCAGGGAATAGTGTATCCGAAAATACTGATGGAACGTGTGTTGCCGCAAATGCAAAGTATCGTTACAAAAGATGTAACAAAGAATCTTTTCTATCAACCTATTTTAAACTTGCCGGAATTAAATTTCTCTGATGAAGATAATAAACGGCTGACAGCACTCTACACCAAAGCCATCAGCGAACAGGTTGTTCCCTCCTATCAGAAATTGTATGACTTTATCAGGAATGAATACATTCCGAAATCCAGATCCAGCGCAGGCATCTCTGCTATTCCCGGTGGAGCCGCTTATTATCAATTCTTAATTAAATACTGGACCACAACAGATATGAATGCAGACCAGGTATTCGCACTCGGACAAAGCGAAGTGAAACGCATAAGAGGTGAAATGGAAAAAGTAATGCAGGAAGTGGGCTTTAAAGGAGATCTCAAACAATTCTTTCATTACCTGCATACCGACAAACAATTTCTTCCTTACAAAACAAAAGAAGAAGTACTGGATGCTTACCGTGCGATTGAAGACCGTGAAAAACCATTTCTGAAAAACCTGTTCACCGTTTTTCCGAAGACTGCTTTTGAAGTGCGTGAAACAGAAGCCTTCCGCGAAGCGAGTGCCAGCGCTGAATACAACCAGGGAACACCAGATGGATCAAGGCCCGGCATTTTTTATGTTCCAATAGTTGATCCCGCCAAATTCAATAACATTTCTATGGAAGATCTCTTTCTGCATGAAGCCATTCCCGGCCATCACTATCAAACTTCTCTACAGCAGGAAAACAAAAACCTTCCTGACTTCCGTCGCTTTATTTGGTACGGCGCTTATGGGGAAGGCTGGGCTTTATACTGCGAATCTCTTGGAAAAGAACTCGGACTTTATAAAGATCCTTATCAATACTTCGGTATGCTGAGCGAAGAAATGCACCGCGCAATACGGTTGGTGGTTGATGCCGGCATTCATACAAAAGGATGGACGAGAGAACAAGCTATTCAGTTTTCACTGGAGAATGAAGCAGAGTCTGAAGCAGACATCACTGCAGAAATCGAACGTTACATGGCCATTCCCGGACAAGCATTAAGCTATAAAGTTGGTCAGTTGAAAATTATTGAGTTACGCCAGAAAGCACAACAAAAGTTAGGTGATAAATTTTCATTGGCAAAATTTCACGACGAATTGTTGAAAGATGGTTGCCTGCCGATTGCTGTGCTGGAGGCGAAGATGAATAAATGGATGGAAATGCAATGAGGAATTAAGAATGAGGAATTGAGAATTAGTAATGATAAGTGTTCGAAACCTTGGTGGCTTTCAGGTTTGCTGAAAATTTAAAAGCAGATCAGGTTGTTGATTTACGCGGATGAACAGGCATGAGAGCGGAACAAAACAATGTCACGATGAGTGTAGTCGAACAAAAACAATGTCACGGTGAGCGTAGTCGAACAAAAACAATGTCACGGTGAGCGTAGTCGAACAAAAACAATGTCACGATGAGTGTAGTCGAACAAAAACAATGTCACGGTGAGCGTAGTCGAACAAAAACAATGTCACGGTGAGCGTAGTCGAACCGCGACATTGTTTTTGTTGGAGCCTTCCTAAAAAAATTGTCCTTCTTCGACTCCGCTCTGAATAACAATTTTTTTGCATTTCGCGGCGACAGACAATTATTCATCCGCATAAATTCAGTAGTTCATGGTTTCGAACATCCATGATAATGAATCAGAGTATTACTGAAGGTTTGTTTAGTCGTTGCCGCAAGAGCCATATTATCCTTTACACCTTCTTTAAATTGTCAATGCTGCCAGAATACTGAAATCAAATAATACTGCATCATAAGCTTCCATTCATAAAACCAAAAAGTGTGTATGCGTTTTTCATTCTTATTTATTCTTGTGTTTTTCACCGTCACACTAATAAACCTTTCTGCTTTCGAATCTCAGGCTCAGAATAATTACCAATTCACCATTGATCTTGTAAACGTTTCGAATGATGAGGTGAATGTGGAATTGAAATGTCCGCAATTAAAAGATGACACAGTGCGATATGAACTGCCAAAGATTGTTCCCGGCACCTATTCCATTTACGATTACGGAAGATTCATTGATAATTTTTCCGCTAAAGACCGCGAGGGAAAACAATTAGAAGTAAAGCACGATGATGAAAATACCTGGACCATTAGCAATGCATCAAAACTTTCTAAAATTACGTACAGCGTAAATGATTCTTATGACGCGTACGACAAAGACAATCCCATCTTTGAACCTGCCGGCAGCAACATTCAGAAAGATTCCAACTTCGTGCTCAACACATTTGCTTTTGCCGGCTATTTTGAAAATCATGAGAACCTGCCGTATGAAGTAACCGTACTTCACCGGCCTGATGTATATGGAAGCACAGCCATGATTGATGAAGATGCCGCATCAACTGCCGACCGGTTTACAAAACCAAATTATCATGAACTTGCGGATAATCCCATCATGTACAATGTGCCTGATACTGCTACAGTGAGAGTTGGAAATTGCGATGTGCTGATCTCTGTCTATTCTCCTTCCGGCATTGTGCCCGCAGCTTACGTTGCCGGAAAATTGGATACACTGTTGCAGGCACAGGGAAAATACCTTGGTGGTTCTTTACCTGTAAATAAATATGCATTTATCATCTACCTCGATCACGATGAAGGTATTTCCGGGGCGCAAGGTGCATTGGAACATTCTTATTGTTCGATGTATTATATGCCTGAACTTCCAAAAGAAACATTCGTGGCTTACTTTACAGATTATGCTGCACATGAATTTTTTCACATCATCACGCCTTTAAATATTCAGTCTGAAGAAATTCAGTATTTCGACTTCA includes these proteins:
- a CDS encoding response regulator transcription factor, which gives rise to MLKCIIVDDEPLAQEVLENYVQRVGGELNLVKKCSNALDAFQSLHNEKIDLLFLDIQMPVIDGLSFLKSLKNPPAVILTTAYPNHAIEGFDLDVVDYLLKPISFERFLKAVNKVIEMRKAMSNPEGNTDYMFVKVDSKLVKINYADIIYIEGMKDYLKIFVKERPLVVHQTMKKIEDLLPRNKFIRVHKSYIVAISAVNSIVGNFIEINGKEIPIGANYKEHLIKLVFKLNT
- a CDS encoding histidine kinase — protein: MKNTRSVYLQQLNNWLQQPTVLRVLMHVGFWLFWLFRTFYDIVSLYGWGAGELLFMLVYAATQIPMMYFHLYLLVPQLLNKRRYVIYAAATIALVFAYSYVNFQLLTLIPVSISSVGLHDYITQLNSQYDIIEGFFTLVITYSIKYAGQVRSTQTRLLQLQRDNLTLELNALKAQINPHFLFNTLNNIYSLALRKSDKTADMVLRLSDMMRYVLYECNSGAVELEREVEFVSNYIELERIRHGNHVSISYVQTGDVGDRSIEPLLLIPIVENSFKHGINAQMINGFVEIHLDVLNNSLKLSVENSIPKNGSAGKESGGIGLENVRKRLELIYPDHHTLVIESHSDRYKVNLQLNFS
- a CDS encoding DUF885 domain-containing protein, whose protein sequence is MQFMIKPTNALLALSLLITSCSSDEKKVSESTDPQLSLQPLLAQYYDDHLKLFPLEATQSGDNRFNDQLPNDMSAEFRSREKLMLGQYLDSLEKYDRAKLNANDQMSYDVLKWELAISMERLQYPEDLMPINQFWSLPLTMGQLGAGSGNQPFKTVKDYENWLGRINGFTTWCDSAIGNMRKGMDQGIVYPKILMERVLPQMQSIVTKDVTKNLFYQPILNLPELNFSDEDNKRLTALYTKAISEQVVPSYQKLYDFIRNEYIPKSRSSAGISAIPGGAAYYQFLIKYWTTTDMNADQVFALGQSEVKRIRGEMEKVMQEVGFKGDLKQFFHYLHTDKQFLPYKTKEEVLDAYRAIEDREKPFLKNLFTVFPKTAFEVRETEAFREASASAEYNQGTPDGSRPGIFYVPIVDPAKFNNISMEDLFLHEAIPGHHYQTSLQQENKNLPDFRRFIWYGAYGEGWALYCESLGKELGLYKDPYQYFGMLSEEMHRAIRLVVDAGIHTKGWTREQAIQFSLENEAESEADITAEIERYMAIPGQALSYKVGQLKIIELRQKAQQKLGDKFSLAKFHDELLKDGCLPIAVLEAKMNKWMEMQ
- a CDS encoding peptidase M61, coding for MRFSFLFILVFFTVTLINLSAFESQAQNNYQFTIDLVNVSNDEVNVELKCPQLKDDTVRYELPKIVPGTYSIYDYGRFIDNFSAKDREGKQLEVKHDDENTWTISNASKLSKITYSVNDSYDAYDKDNPIFEPAGSNIQKDSNFVLNTFAFAGYFENHENLPYEVTVLHRPDVYGSTAMIDEDAASTADRFTKPNYHELADNPIMYNVPDTATVRVGNCDVLISVYSPSGIVPAAYVAGKLDTLLQAQGKYLGGSLPVNKYAFIIYLDHDEGISGAQGALEHSYCSMYYMPELPKETFVAYFTDYAAHEFFHIITPLNIQSEEIQYFDFNHPKMSAHLWLYEGTTEYHAQLVQEKYKLITPEAFLDVISDKMSGAAFSYNDTLPFTELSKGCLDRYKDQYGNVYQKGALIAMCLDIRLRSLSNGSYGIQNLMKDLSKEYGKDHPFKDDELFDKIGALTYPSITDFLKKYVGGSSPLPFEETFQMVGVNYTAVEKQQDFSLGRAGLSVDTSNGRVVVNDISGMNDFGRMIGYRTNDEIISINGKEIYVYNYVQFRNEWLTTVKEGDPITVVVSRQKSNGKFKKVTLKTKVTKTEVSVYNLLGFSENPTPSQLTIRNAWLNP